A region of Etheostoma cragini isolate CJK2018 chromosome 24, CSU_Ecrag_1.0, whole genome shotgun sequence DNA encodes the following proteins:
- the LOC117939350 gene encoding uncharacterized protein LOC117939350, with amino-acid sequence MAAVCQSRRALMEIPAPQPKIAARMRRSYLEILSARLAPSPFPRWRNSTSNTKRVHSLDLSIGGVWTGRIEEPQQCEKMDEHHLSKQQLVQLIRSLILVEQSQEPRTLASDLKYLQEDLQLKKANVYRSIPYSRLGSNRDAHCYRKAYPHLVAFKVSCQEWGQVLLRNKEWDAVLEHTLLAWRYTSELPQWDTANHNALREQCYSILAAHSLTALQHYHPGPDRRRELLRRLNMAQLHSQSIVPCTQELQRIMGCADDSSMDTK; translated from the exons ATGGCAGCTGTGTGCCAGTCCCGACGTGCCTTGATGGAAATACCTGCTCCACAGCCCAAAATTGCAG ctcGAATGAGAAGGTCCTATCTAGAAATTCTAAGTGCACGTTTGGCTCCATCTCCATTTCCAAGATGGAGAAACTCAACTTCAAACACAAAACGTGTGCACTCAT TGGACTTGTCCATTGGTGGGGTGTGGACAGGGAGGATAGAGGAGCCGCAGCAGTGTGAGAAGATGGACGAGCACCATCTCTCCAAACAGCAGCTTGTACAGCTAATCCGATCCCTCATCTTAGTTGAACAG AGCCAGGAGCCCAGGACCCTAGCATCCGACTTGAAGTATCTCCAGGAAGACCTGCAACTaaagaaagcaaatgtttaCCGGTCCATACCCTATTCACGGCTTGGCTCCAACAGGGATGCTCACTGCTACAGGAAGGCATATCCTCACCTGGTGGCCTTCAAA GTTTCGTGTCAGGAGTGGGGCCAAGTTCTTCTGAGGAACAAAGAGTGGGACGCTGTGTTGGAGCACACATTGTTGGCATGGCGCTACACAAGTGAGTTGCCACAGTGGGATACAGCAAACCATAATGCTCTCCGAGAACAGTGTTACAGCATTTTGGCAGCTCATAGCCTCACTGCTCTCCAGCACTACCACCCTGGACCAGACAGAAGACGCGAGCTGCTCCGAAG GTTGAATATGGCTCAGTTGCACAGCCAGTCAATTGTGCCATGTACTCAGGAGTTGCAGAGGATTATGGGATGTGCTGATGACTCCTCCAtggacacaaaataa